From a single Maritimibacter sp. DP1N21-5 genomic region:
- a CDS encoding glycosyltransferase, translating into MRLDPLPPLDTAARVPEAEVRVLFPERAGPLGAGTSREAPTRGRTLGQILLDQKSITRDDLSTALDLQARSGRPLSEVLVANGLAEETAVYGALAIQSGLGRIDLQCNPPDVRLIDEMGVETCLRLATVPLRRIGTQVVLATARPDRPNAITTALPAGWNAQRLVVATPSEVETSIVRRRALTLAERAETRVPPGESCRTQRMVRSRLVLAGITVILTMATLAAPVAVLSVAMSLAVLTLFANSALKVVAAAVMVDGDRPGGALPDERTPPYANDLHDAPVVSILVPLFRERRIAARLIKRLSLLAYPRELLDICLVVEADDRTTQDTLAATMLPPWMRVIEVPRGGIKTKPRALNYALDFARGSIIGIYDAEDAPEPDQIVKIVRRFRDASPWVVCLQGALDYYNARTNWLSRSFTVEYAAWFRVVLPGLERLGLVLPLGGTTLFFRRDALEALGRWDAHNVTEDADLGIRLARHGYRTEMVDTVTLEEANCRFWPWVKQRSRWIKGYAITWGVHMRNPLALLDQLGPRKFIGVQVLFLGSLAQALLAPVLWSFWVVAFGLAHPLHSVMAPWLFLALGGLFVAAEILTMIVNIAGLVARERRARGRDGRGGRFLLPFVPLMHLYYPLATIAALKGVAEVFFKPFYWDKTQHGIADETPEARRLTGHDAPVTPADCRA; encoded by the coding sequence ATGCGCCTTGACCCCCTGCCCCCGCTCGACACCGCCGCGAGAGTGCCGGAGGCGGAGGTGCGCGTGCTCTTCCCCGAGCGGGCCGGGCCTCTCGGGGCCGGGACCAGTCGCGAGGCCCCGACCCGCGGCCGGACCTTGGGGCAGATCCTTCTCGATCAGAAGTCCATCACCCGGGACGATCTGTCGACGGCGCTCGACCTTCAAGCTCGGTCAGGGCGACCGCTCTCGGAGGTGCTGGTCGCCAACGGGCTCGCGGAGGAAACGGCAGTCTATGGCGCGCTCGCCATACAGTCCGGGCTTGGTCGCATCGACCTTCAATGCAACCCGCCCGATGTCCGGTTGATCGACGAAATGGGCGTCGAAACCTGCCTTCGCCTTGCAACCGTCCCGCTCCGCCGGATCGGCACGCAGGTCGTCCTCGCGACGGCACGACCGGACCGCCCCAACGCCATCACAACCGCGCTGCCCGCAGGCTGGAACGCGCAGCGTCTCGTCGTCGCGACGCCGAGCGAGGTGGAGACGAGCATCGTCCGGCGGCGTGCCCTAACGCTGGCCGAACGCGCCGAGACGCGGGTGCCTCCCGGCGAATCCTGCCGCACCCAGCGGATGGTCCGGTCGCGGCTCGTCCTCGCGGGGATCACCGTGATCCTGACCATGGCGACCCTTGCGGCACCGGTCGCGGTCCTGTCGGTTGCCATGTCACTGGCGGTCCTCACGCTCTTTGCGAACTCCGCGCTCAAGGTTGTCGCCGCCGCCGTGATGGTGGACGGGGACCGGCCCGGCGGGGCGCTCCCTGACGAAAGGACCCCTCCCTACGCCAACGACCTGCACGACGCGCCGGTCGTGTCGATCCTCGTGCCGCTGTTTCGGGAACGCCGCATCGCCGCCCGGCTGATCAAGCGGCTTTCCTTGCTCGCCTACCCGCGCGAACTTCTGGACATCTGCCTCGTCGTCGAAGCTGACGACAGGACCACACAGGACACGCTCGCCGCCACGATGCTTCCGCCCTGGATGCGGGTGATCGAGGTGCCGCGCGGCGGGATCAAGACCAAGCCCCGCGCCCTCAACTACGCGCTCGACTTCGCGCGGGGGTCGATCATCGGCATCTATGACGCCGAGGACGCGCCGGAGCCCGACCAGATCGTCAAGATCGTGCGGCGGTTTCGCGACGCGAGCCCCTGGGTCGTCTGTCTGCAAGGGGCGCTCGATTACTACAACGCGCGCACGAACTGGCTGTCGCGATCCTTCACCGTCGAATACGCTGCCTGGTTTCGCGTGGTGCTGCCGGGGCTCGAGCGACTCGGTCTGGTCCTTCCGCTCGGCGGGACGACGCTCTTCTTCCGCCGCGACGCGCTCGAAGCTCTTGGTCGCTGGGACGCCCACAATGTGACCGAAGACGCCGACCTGGGCATACGGCTTGCCCGGCATGGCTACCGCACGGAAATGGTCGACACCGTGACGCTCGAAGAAGCCAACTGCCGTTTCTGGCCCTGGGTCAAGCAAAGGTCGCGCTGGATCAAGGGTTATGCCATCACCTGGGGCGTGCATATGCGCAACCCCCTGGCGCTGCTCGATCAACTCGGTCCCCGCAAGTTCATCGGCGTTCAGGTCCTGTTCCTGGGCTCGCTGGCGCAGGCGCTACTGGCGCCGGTCCTTTGGTCGTTCTGGGTCGTGGCCTTTGGACTTGCCCACCCGCTCCATTCGGTCATGGCGCCGTGGCTCTTCCTTGCCCTAGGCGGTCTCTTCGTCGCGGCCGAGATCCTGACGATGATCGTGAACATCGCCGGGCTCGTGGCGCGGGAAAGGCGCGCAAGGGGGCGAGACGGTCGAGGCGGACGCTTCCTCCTGCCCTTCGTGCCCTTGATGCACCTCTATTACCCGCTGGCGACGATCGCCGCGCTCAAGGGCGTGGCGGAGGTCTTTTTCAAGCCCTTCTACTGGGACAAGACCCAACATGGCATCGCTGACGAAACGCCAGAGGCACGGCGCCTGACCGGACACGATGCGCCGGTCACTCCCGCTGACTGTCGAGCTTGA
- a CDS encoding GntR family transcriptional regulator, with translation MILDAIDAGLYQPGDRMVESELADRFGVSRTPIREALQRLETQSLLNRDGRSLIVASLDHNQLAELYTVRAELEGLAARLAAQHAAPEEMKLLRQMVETDRGLVGDAKALARANRRFHRQIHLASHNRYLLQQLDLVHRTMALLATTSLAAEGRPELAIAEHDAIVRAIETRDGDAADDALRTHISLAFETRLKLDSQRE, from the coding sequence ATGATCCTCGACGCCATCGACGCGGGGCTCTATCAGCCCGGCGACCGGATGGTGGAAAGCGAACTGGCCGACCGTTTCGGGGTTTCGCGCACGCCGATCCGCGAGGCGCTGCAACGTCTCGAGACCCAGAGCCTGCTCAACCGGGATGGCCGTTCGCTCATCGTGGCATCCCTCGATCACAACCAGCTTGCCGAGCTTTACACGGTGCGTGCCGAGCTCGAAGGGCTGGCGGCGCGGCTGGCCGCCCAGCACGCCGCGCCCGAGGAGATGAAGCTCCTGCGCCAGATGGTCGAAACGGACCGTGGCCTCGTCGGCGATGCCAAGGCGCTGGCCCGGGCCAACCGGCGGTTTCACCGGCAGATCCACCTGGCCTCGCACAACCGCTATCTGCTCCAGCAACTGGACCTCGTGCACCGGACCATGGCGCTCCTGGCGACCACGTCGCTTGCTGCCGAGGGGCGCCCGGAACTGGCCATTGCCGAACATGATGCCATCGTGCGTGCGATCGAGACGCGAGACGGTGATGCGGCCGACGACGCGCTGCGCACCCATATTTCGCTGGCCTTCGAGACGCGGCTCAAGCTCGACAGTCAGCGGGAGTGA
- a CDS encoding pyrimidine 5'-nucleotidase, translated as MIDKDFSHVTTWVFDLDNTLYPPEARLFDQIEVRMTDWVMRVVGCDRDEANRLRLHYWQSYGTTLAGLMAEHGVDPGPYLVEVHDISFDPLVRDAILAARIADLPGRRIVYTNGSAPYAERVLEARGLSGLFDAIYGVEHADFHPKPQRLAFETVFGKDGLDPAFAAMFEDDPKNLLVPHEMGMRTIHVAPHAHTAPHVSHHTADLSDFLSQLRGGVFPSAPEERKHEA; from the coding sequence ATGATCGACAAAGATTTCTCTCATGTGACCACCTGGGTCTTCGACCTCGACAACACGCTTTACCCGCCGGAGGCCCGTCTCTTCGACCAGATCGAGGTCCGGATGACCGACTGGGTCATGCGGGTCGTGGGCTGCGACCGCGACGAGGCGAACCGCCTGCGCCTGCATTACTGGCAAAGCTACGGCACGACGCTGGCCGGGCTCATGGCCGAACACGGAGTCGATCCCGGGCCCTATCTGGTCGAGGTGCACGACATCTCCTTCGACCCGCTGGTTCGGGATGCGATCCTGGCCGCGCGGATCGCGGACCTTCCCGGTCGCAGGATCGTCTACACCAACGGCTCGGCCCCCTATGCCGAACGGGTGCTGGAGGCGCGTGGCCTGAGCGGGCTATTCGACGCCATCTATGGCGTTGAACACGCGGATTTCCACCCCAAGCCCCAGCGTCTCGCCTTTGAAACGGTCTTCGGCAAGGACGGGCTCGACCCGGCCTTTGCGGCGATGTTCGAGGACGATCCGAAGAACCTTCTGGTGCCGCATGAGATGGGGATGCGAACCATTCACGTCGCCCCCCATGCCCATACGGCCCCGCATGTCAGCCACCACACGGCGGACCTGTCGGACTTCCTGTCGCAGCTTCGCGGCGGGGTATTCCCCAGCGCGCCAGAGGAGCGTAAGCACGAGGCATGA
- a CDS encoding FAD-dependent monooxygenase has protein sequence MIRHETDIFISGGGIAGQVAAAVLAARGFSVVMVDPVPPVTEADLDGSDLRSTAFLQPARDLFMACGLWDLLEPHSKPLDQLQVIDTTGWPPVERDRRVFRATDMSDEPFGWNLMNWLVRRELWSYLQGAERVTALYGTGFRSLVNRSSEVIIGLTDGSTVRARLAIAADGKFSPLREAAGIGVKTTRYGQKSLAFTVTHDVPHDNISTEIYNEGGPFTIVPLPDIDDAHASAIVWMNLGPRAVELMDMPVPLFEDVMQARSANLLGRLRLKGNRSIWPIVTQTAERLVEGRVAVVAEAAHALPPIGAQGLNTSLNDIAALVEAISEGADPGDPVALARFEAARKPDIERRARVIDLFNRVARSGEAGLQAVRLLGLRAVHDITPVRRGIMRAGLGPR, from the coding sequence ATGATACGGCACGAGACGGACATCTTCATTTCGGGCGGCGGGATCGCGGGACAGGTTGCGGCCGCGGTTCTTGCCGCGCGCGGATTCAGCGTCGTGATGGTGGACCCGGTGCCGCCGGTCACAGAGGCGGACCTCGACGGCTCCGACCTTCGGTCGACCGCCTTTCTGCAACCCGCACGGGACCTATTCATGGCCTGCGGGCTGTGGGACTTGCTCGAACCGCATTCCAAGCCCCTCGACCAGTTGCAGGTCATCGACACCACCGGCTGGCCCCCTGTCGAGCGCGACCGCCGGGTGTTTCGCGCGACCGACATGTCGGACGAACCCTTCGGCTGGAACCTGATGAACTGGCTCGTCAGGCGCGAACTCTGGAGCTATCTGCAAGGCGCAGAGCGGGTCACGGCGCTCTACGGCACCGGGTTTCGCTCGCTGGTGAACCGCTCGTCCGAGGTGATCATCGGGCTGACCGACGGCTCGACCGTGCGCGCAAGGCTCGCCATCGCGGCGGACGGGAAATTCTCCCCCCTGCGCGAGGCCGCCGGGATCGGCGTCAAGACCACGCGCTATGGGCAGAAATCGCTCGCCTTCACCGTCACGCATGACGTGCCGCACGACAATATCTCGACCGAGATCTACAACGAGGGCGGTCCCTTCACCATCGTGCCCCTGCCCGACATCGACGACGCCCACGCGAGCGCGATCGTCTGGATGAACCTCGGACCGCGGGCGGTCGAACTGATGGACATGCCCGTTCCGCTGTTTGAGGACGTGATGCAGGCGCGTTCGGCGAACCTGCTCGGGCGGCTCAGGCTCAAGGGCAATCGGTCGATCTGGCCCATCGTGACGCAAACGGCAGAACGGCTCGTCGAAGGTCGGGTGGCCGTGGTGGCGGAAGCGGCGCATGCGCTGCCCCCCATCGGGGCGCAGGGGTTGAATACATCGCTCAACGACATTGCCGCGCTGGTCGAGGCGATCAGCGAAGGGGCGGACCCCGGCGATCCGGTGGCCCTCGCCCGTTTTGAGGCGGCACGCAAACCCGATATCGAGCGACGGGCACGAGTGATCGACCTTTTCAACCGTGTGGCGCGCTCGGGTGAGGCCGGGCTTCAGGCCGTGCGCCTTCTGGGCCTCAGGGCCGTGCATGACATCACGCCGGTCCGGCGTGGGATCATGCGGGCCGGTCTGGGCCCGCGTTAA
- the yghX gene encoding YghX family hydrolase, whose product MNEHSTPRRLTAADFDQELLDLYDYYAHGKITKREFLDRAGKWAVGGLTAAAILGTLSPNYALAQQVAEDDPDIEGEDITYASPDGTGDITAYLVRPTTVDPDNPPAAVLVVHENRGLNPYIRDVVRRLAKAGFIAMGPDGLSSLGGYPGSDDEGRDMQSSLDQEALLNDFFAGFEYLQALEGTNGKVGATGFCYGGGVVNKLAVAYPEMAAGVPFYGAAPDSAQVAQIEAPLMVQLAALDGRINAMWPDFQKALEENDKRYEVHIYPEVNHGFHNDTTPRYDAAAAELAEERMVAWFRTYLA is encoded by the coding sequence ATGAACGAACACAGCACGCCGCGCCGGCTGACCGCCGCGGACTTCGATCAGGAACTGCTCGACCTTTACGACTATTACGCCCACGGCAAGATCACGAAGCGCGAGTTTCTCGACCGCGCGGGGAAATGGGCGGTCGGCGGGCTGACCGCTGCCGCGATTCTGGGCACGCTGTCACCGAACTATGCGCTGGCCCAGCAAGTCGCCGAGGACGATCCCGACATCGAGGGCGAGGACATCACCTATGCCAGTCCTGATGGCACAGGCGACATCACCGCCTATCTCGTGCGTCCCACGACGGTCGATCCGGACAACCCGCCCGCAGCGGTGCTGGTGGTGCACGAAAACCGGGGGCTCAATCCCTATATCCGCGACGTCGTGCGCCGGCTCGCCAAGGCGGGTTTCATCGCCATGGGGCCGGACGGGCTTTCCTCGCTTGGCGGCTATCCCGGGAGCGACGACGAAGGCCGCGACATGCAGAGCAGCCTCGATCAGGAGGCCCTGCTCAACGATTTCTTCGCGGGGTTCGAGTATTTGCAGGCGCTGGAAGGCACCAATGGCAAGGTCGGCGCGACCGGGTTCTGCTATGGTGGCGGCGTGGTCAACAAGCTCGCCGTGGCCTATCCCGAGATGGCGGCAGGCGTGCCCTTCTACGGCGCAGCGCCCGACAGCGCGCAGGTCGCCCAGATCGAGGCGCCGCTCATGGTGCAACTGGCCGCGCTCGACGGGCGGATCAACGCGATGTGGCCCGACTTTCAGAAGGCGCTGGAAGAAAACGACAAGCGCTACGAGGTGCACATCTATCCGGAGGTGAACCACGGGTTCCACAACGACACCACGCCGCGCTACGATGCGGCCGCTGCGGAGCTCGCCGAAGAACGCATGGTGGCGTGGTTCAGGACCTATCTCGCCTGA
- a CDS encoding aminotransferase class V-fold PLP-dependent enzyme yields the protein MALRNDIDPDGLLEFSVVFTDRSLNHMSQTFQTVMRDISEGLRGVYNAEAVAVVPGGGTYAMEAVARQFATGKRAMVIRNGFFSYRWSQIFEMGAIPAEETVVMARRTGNGLTDPFAPAPVEDVVAKIHEVKPDVVFAPHVETASGIILPDDYIAAVAAAVHEEGGLFVLDCIASGCIWVDMAATGVDVLISAPQKGWSAQPSAGLVMMNAAAEAVCKSSKSTSFAIDLAKWRAIMEAYEGGSHAYHATMPTDALRAFRDALVETRDYGFERLKKAQWEQGRRVRAMLADRGFRSVAAKGFEAPGVVVVYTDDPAMQTGKPFLAQGVQIAAGVPLMIGEGEGYRSFRLGLFGLDKLYDVDASVARLEAAFDAVG from the coding sequence ATGGCGCTGCGCAACGACATCGACCCGGACGGTTTGCTGGAATTCTCGGTGGTCTTCACCGACCGCTCGCTCAACCACATGAGCCAGACGTTCCAGACCGTGATGCGCGACATCTCGGAGGGGCTGCGCGGCGTCTACAACGCCGAGGCGGTGGCCGTGGTGCCCGGTGGCGGGACCTATGCGATGGAAGCCGTGGCGCGGCAATTCGCGACCGGCAAGCGCGCGATGGTGATCCGCAACGGGTTCTTTTCCTATCGCTGGAGCCAGATCTTCGAGATGGGCGCGATCCCGGCTGAGGAAACCGTGGTCATGGCACGGCGCACGGGGAACGGTCTGACCGATCCTTTCGCCCCGGCCCCCGTCGAGGACGTCGTGGCCAAGATCCACGAGGTAAAGCCCGACGTGGTCTTCGCCCCCCATGTGGAAACCGCGAGCGGGATCATCCTGCCTGACGATTACATCGCCGCCGTCGCTGCGGCGGTGCATGAAGAGGGCGGGCTTTTTGTCCTCGATTGCATTGCGTCAGGCTGCATCTGGGTCGACATGGCAGCGACCGGTGTGGACGTGCTCATCTCGGCCCCGCAGAAGGGTTGGTCGGCGCAGCCCTCGGCGGGTCTCGTGATGATGAACGCGGCGGCCGAGGCGGTCTGCAAATCGTCGAAGTCCACGAGCTTCGCCATCGACCTCGCCAAGTGGCGGGCAATCATGGAGGCCTATGAAGGCGGAAGTCACGCCTATCACGCGACGATGCCCACGGATGCGCTTCGCGCCTTCCGAGATGCGCTTGTCGAGACGCGGGACTATGGATTTGAGCGCCTGAAAAAGGCGCAATGGGAGCAGGGTCGGCGCGTGCGGGCAATGCTGGCTGACCGGGGGTTTCGCTCGGTCGCGGCCAAGGGATTCGAAGCACCGGGTGTCGTCGTCGTCTATACTGACGATCCCGCCATGCAGACGGGCAAGCCCTTCCTCGCGCAGGGGGTGCAGATCGCCGCGGGCGTGCCCCTGATGATCGGTGAGGGGGAGGGCTATCGCAGCTTCCGCCTCGGTCTATTCGGGCTCGACAAACTCTACGACGTCGACGCCAGCGTGGCGCGGCTCGAAGCTGCCTTCGACGCTGTGGGCTAG
- a CDS encoding extensin family protein has protein sequence MLRAGISAPVLSLCLCLCLSSAALWAEAPTSSPVPPPRPGAEAVDTAPVPDEPAAVIPPEPEPVVPPEEAEEVVQGTPEATSETPDEPTADAGTSEPDRAEPATEDAVVTETGETPVETETTGSEAAMPEAPAAEVGVPADVAEEDGLPTEPDAPTEAPAEETGTPESASPETPASEAPSAEAATAQSDPGPQSPPVADPEMPDDPPRPRPERDTAAAEPSDEALPATRPRPRPERAASESRTQVVQVTAAASAASALAVPISIRPLPRPENLQRRNTVVRTGLSQSGDEARRVTAGGSVCGRPEIKGVAIQPIPGKVAGCGLSEGVKVTSVSGIPLSTPITVDCQTAVTFNAWVAQALIPIVGRTGGGVREINIMASYACRPRNNQRGAKVSEHGKGHAVDFGGFTLANGVQVSVLKHWSDSQFGATMQALHKAACGPFGTVLGPRSDRYHQNHFHFDTARYRSGSYCR, from the coding sequence ATGCTCCGCGCGGGCATATCCGCGCCGGTCCTGAGCCTGTGCCTGTGCCTGTGCCTGTCGTCGGCGGCCTTGTGGGCCGAGGCGCCGACATCCTCGCCCGTGCCCCCGCCGCGCCCGGGCGCCGAGGCGGTCGACACCGCCCCCGTGCCTGATGAACCCGCAGCGGTGATTCCGCCTGAGCCTGAGCCTGTGGTTCCGCCCGAAGAGGCAGAAGAAGTCGTCCAAGGCACGCCCGAGGCGACCTCCGAGACGCCCGATGAACCGACGGCGGATGCCGGAACGTCCGAGCCTGACAGGGCAGAGCCTGCCACCGAGGATGCAGTCGTCACGGAGACTGGCGAAACGCCAGTTGAAACCGAGACGACCGGTTCCGAAGCGGCGATGCCGGAAGCACCGGCGGCTGAGGTGGGGGTGCCCGCCGACGTGGCGGAGGAGGACGGGCTCCCGACAGAGCCCGACGCGCCCACCGAAGCGCCTGCCGAAGAGACGGGAACGCCGGAGAGCGCATCCCCGGAAACGCCTGCCTCAGAGGCGCCTTCCGCAGAGGCGGCAACCGCCCAATCCGATCCTGGGCCCCAGTCACCGCCTGTCGCCGATCCCGAAATGCCCGATGATCCGCCGCGCCCGAGACCGGAGCGCGACACCGCTGCCGCAGAGCCTTCGGACGAGGCGCTCCCAGCCACCCGCCCCAGGCCACGCCCCGAACGTGCGGCCTCTGAATCCCGCACGCAGGTCGTGCAGGTGACCGCCGCCGCCTCGGCGGCAAGCGCGCTTGCCGTGCCCATCTCGATCCGTCCCCTGCCGCGTCCGGAAAACCTCCAGCGCCGCAACACTGTCGTGCGCACCGGGCTGTCGCAATCCGGCGACGAGGCGCGGCGCGTGACCGCGGGCGGCTCGGTCTGCGGACGGCCCGAGATCAAGGGCGTCGCGATCCAGCCGATCCCGGGCAAGGTGGCGGGCTGCGGACTGTCGGAAGGGGTCAAGGTCACCTCCGTCTCGGGCATCCCCCTGTCCACGCCGATCACCGTCGACTGTCAGACGGCGGTCACCTTCAACGCCTGGGTGGCCCAGGCGCTCATCCCGATCGTGGGCCGGACCGGCGGCGGCGTGCGCGAGATCAACATCATGGCAAGCTACGCCTGCCGCCCGCGAAATAATCAGCGCGGCGCAAAGGTGTCGGAACATGGCAAGGGCCACGCAGTGGATTTCGGGGGCTTCACGCTCGCGAACGGTGTGCAGGTGAGCGTCCTCAAGCATTGGTCGGACAGCCAGTTCGGAGCCACGATGCAGGCCTTGCACAAGGCGGCCTGCGGGCCCTTCGGAACCGTGCTGGGGCCGAGGAGCGACCGTTACCACCAGAACCATTTCCATTTTGACACGGCACGTTACCGGTCGGGAAGCTATTGCCGCTAG
- a CDS encoding prephenate/arogenate dehydrogenase family protein yields MQAETPIYDRVALIGLGLIAGSMSLAMKRAGLAREIVGTARSAESRSVAQEIGLVDRVVDTAAEAVADADLIVLAVPVGAMGAVAAEIAPHLKPGATVTDVGSVKRAVIETVGPHIPEGVHFIPAHPLAGTEHSGPRSGFASLFDNRWCLIVPVDGTDLAATEALRQLWEGMGAHVDVMDADHHDLVLAVTSHTPHLIAYTMVGVADDLRRVTDSEVIKYSAAGFRDFTRIAASDPTMWRDVFLTNKDATLEILGRFTEELFALQRAIRTGDGDLLHDYFTRTRAIRRGIIEAGQDTAAPDFGRGAKEGSKA; encoded by the coding sequence ATGCAGGCTGAGACCCCGATCTATGACCGCGTGGCGCTGATCGGACTTGGCCTTATCGCAGGCTCCATGTCGCTCGCCATGAAACGCGCAGGCTTGGCGCGTGAGATCGTGGGCACCGCCCGCTCCGCCGAAAGCCGGTCGGTGGCACAGGAGATCGGGCTGGTGGACCGGGTCGTGGACACGGCGGCCGAAGCGGTGGCCGATGCCGACCTGATCGTCCTTGCGGTGCCGGTGGGCGCGATGGGGGCGGTGGCCGCCGAAATCGCCCCGCATCTGAAGCCGGGTGCGACCGTGACCGACGTGGGCTCGGTCAAACGCGCGGTCATCGAGACGGTCGGGCCGCATATCCCCGAAGGCGTCCACTTCATCCCCGCGCACCCGCTCGCAGGGACCGAGCATTCCGGCCCCCGCTCCGGCTTCGCGAGCCTCTTCGACAACCGCTGGTGCCTGATCGTGCCGGTGGACGGCACCGACCTTGCCGCGACCGAGGCGCTGCGCCAGCTTTGGGAAGGCATGGGGGCCCATGTCGATGTCATGGACGCGGACCACCACGACCTCGTTCTGGCCGTAACGAGCCACACGCCGCACCTTATCGCCTATACGATGGTGGGCGTGGCCGACGACCTGCGCCGGGTGACGGACAGCGAGGTCATCAAGTATTCCGCCGCCGGTTTCCGGGACTTCACCCGGATCGCCGCCTCCGACCCGACCATGTGGCGCGACGTGTTCCTGACCAACAAGGATGCGACGCTGGAAATTCTAGGGCGCTTCACCGAAGAGCTCTTTGCGTTGCAGCGTGCCATCCGGACGGGCGACGGCGATCTTCTCCACGACTATTTCACCCGGACGCGCGCGATCCGGCGCGGGATCATCGAGGCCGGGCAGGACACCGCCGCGCCGGACTTTGGCCGGGGCGCGAAGGAAGGGTCCAAGGCGTGA
- the hisC gene encoding histidinol-phosphate transaminase, with protein MKQSPKPQPGIMDIALYESGAATVEGVANVVKMSSNENPFGPSEAATEAYARAGHNLHRYPSTDHAGLRAAIGQVHGLDPARIICGAGSDEIITFICQAFAGPRDEVIYTEHGFSMYKISALAAGAKPVKVPERERVVDVDAILSAVTKKTRIVFIANPANPTGTMVGVKELMRLARELPDEVVLVLDGAYAEYVEGFDGGAAMVDMFPNVIMTRTFSKIYGLGGLRIGWGFAQQEVIDVLNRIRGPFNLSNTQLAVAEAAVRDQAWVDKCRNDNTRLRAWLAEALAERGVPSDTSCANFVLARFVDEEEANAVDNYLKSHGIIVRRVAGYGLPHCLRITVGDEPSCRRVAHLIGEFKGSVADAG; from the coding sequence ATGAAGCAATCGCCCAAGCCGCAGCCCGGCATCATGGACATCGCGCTTTACGAAAGCGGTGCGGCCACCGTCGAAGGCGTGGCCAATGTCGTGAAGATGTCGTCGAATGAAAACCCCTTCGGCCCGTCGGAAGCGGCGACCGAAGCCTATGCGCGCGCGGGCCACAACCTTCATCGTTACCCTTCGACCGATCACGCGGGCCTCAGGGCCGCGATCGGGCAGGTCCACGGGCTCGATCCTGCCCGGATCATCTGCGGGGCCGGCTCGGACGAGATCATCACCTTCATCTGCCAGGCCTTCGCCGGTCCGCGCGACGAGGTGATCTATACCGAACACGGTTTTTCGATGTACAAGATCTCGGCACTGGCGGCCGGGGCGAAACCCGTCAAGGTGCCCGAGCGGGAACGCGTGGTGGATGTGGACGCGATCCTTTCCGCGGTGACGAAGAAGACCCGCATCGTCTTTATCGCGAACCCCGCGAACCCGACCGGAACCATGGTCGGCGTGAAGGAGTTGATGCGGCTTGCGCGGGAACTGCCCGACGAGGTCGTGCTGGTGCTCGACGGAGCCTATGCCGAATACGTCGAAGGCTTCGACGGCGGCGCAGCCATGGTGGACATGTTCCCGAACGTGATCATGACGCGCACCTTCTCGAAGATCTACGGTCTGGGCGGGTTGCGGATCGGCTGGGGCTTTGCCCAGCAGGAGGTCATCGACGTGCTCAATCGCATTCGCGGCCCCTTCAACCTGTCCAACACGCAACTCGCCGTGGCAGAGGCCGCCGTGCGCGATCAGGCCTGGGTCGACAAATGCCGCAACGACAACACCCGGCTGCGCGCCTGGCTCGCCGAGGCGCTGGCGGAACGCGGCGTGCCGTCGGACACTTCCTGTGCGAATTTCGTCCTTGCCCGCTTCGTCGACGAGGAAGAGGCGAACGCGGTGGACAATTACCTGAAATCGCACGGGATCATCGTGCGCCGCGTCGCGGGTTATGGACTGCCGCATTGCCTTCGCATCACGGTGGGCGATGAACCCTCCTGCCGCCGCGTCGCGCATCTGATCGGCGAATTCAAAGGGAGCGTGGCCGATGCAGGCTGA